The sequence below is a genomic window from Salinispira pacifica.
GGATTTACCTGCACCGTTGGCCCCGATCACCCCGTAGCAGTTGCCGGGGGTGAACTTAAGATTCACTTCCTTGAAAAGAGGCTTGGTTCCAAAACTCAATGAAAGGTCAGATACTTGTATCAATTGTTTCTCCAGATTTTTTATTTTTCCCGTGAACTGCAGTTTTGCCCTGCCGGGAGATTACTGCGGAGGATGCTATCGGCATCTGTATAAGCTATTGCATGAAAAGGGATTGTTACCGCCCCTCTTTGTAGATGAACTGGAGAGGAATGTCAATATGAGGAAATTCTCCGGGGAAGGATGCAGATTTTTATAGCTGACAAATTGCCTAAACATTACAAAACCAGTATATTTTTCATATGTTATTCAAGAAAAAAGAGTCGAAAAACGAACCGATTATTGAAACCAAACAGGCACTACTGGATGTAGACGGCGCAACCTGTACAAGCTGTGTGTACACCATCGAACATGTGGGCAGAAAGATGAAGGGTGTGAAAGAATGCTACGTGGACAGAAACACATCACAAATTCAGCTTGAATATGACGGTGAACAGTCCACCCTTGACGATATTATTCAGCTGGTGGACAAGATCGGGTACACCGCAGTAGTCAACCAGGCGGATTTATCCAGTCTGGACAATGACCAATAAGTCCCCTTCCGTTGTTCTCCGGCATCGATGACACACAGCTGCGGCTTTCACTGAAGCTGTGTTGCAAGACTCCCCGAATACGGCGGGATCTGCTCAACCGCTGATCCCGCTGATTTCATCCATATCCTCGGCGACTTCGCCCATATCCGCAGAAGAATTATGATCCGCATTACCGGCTGCATTGGTCTGGGCTTTGGCGGATGTCTTGATCTTTGCAACATAGTCGTTCAGACGGTCAAGGCGTACAGCAAGAAGCCGGGCCAAAAGAATCCCGTAATGGGGCTGGGCTTTGATTGAGTTCACAAAGCTGTTTTTGCTGATTTTGATCAATCTGGCCTCACCGTGGGCTCTGACAGTTGCCGAGCGGGTATCCGATAGAAGAAATGACATCTCTCCCAGAAATAAATCATCCTGGTTCAGCCGTGAAACCAGCGTCTCGTCCCGGTAAATATTCAGCTGTCCGGAAACGATGTAATACATAAAGTTGGAAGCTTCTCCCTCCCGGAATATCTCATCTCCATCCTGGAAGATCATTTCATCCTGATCCTGAAAGATGGACGGGATCATATTCACCGACTTTTTGTTATGCTCAA
It includes:
- a CDS encoding cation transporter, giving the protein MLFKKKESKNEPIIETKQALLDVDGATCTSCVYTIEHVGRKMKGVKECYVDRNTSQIQLEYDGEQSTLDDIIQLVDKIGYTAVVNQADLSSLDNDQ